Proteins from a single region of Echeneis naucrates chromosome 14, fEcheNa1.1, whole genome shotgun sequence:
- the ovca2 gene encoding esterase OVCA2: protein MAPLRVLCVHGYRQSGSSFRDKTGALRKLLKKHVELVYLSAPHGVTHGVTHGAPQAREEKEDCSGPAGDEEPRGWWFSDVQARSFSAQQQCEESVGLEESVTVVRETVKFQGPFDGILGFSQGAAFVAMLCSLQEQKLEPEFHFRFAILVAGFQSACKEHRKFYNTSLQIPSLHVFGLEDRVIPDSMSRELLPSFQDPQVLIHPGGHFVPAASAHRQTYQDFLNRFQ, encoded by the exons ATGGCGCCTCTCCGGGTCCTGTGTGTTCACGGTTACCGTCAGAGCGGCAGCTCCTTCCGCGACAAGACCGGAGCTCTGCGGAAGCTGCTGAAGAAGCACGTGGAGCTCGTTTACCTGAGCGCCCCGCACGGCGTCACGCACGGCGTCACGCACGGCGCCCCGCAGGCCCGGGAAG AGAAGGAGGACTGTTCAGGTCCTGCAGGTGATGAGGAACCGAGGGGTTGGTGGTTCTCTGACGTCCAGGCTCGCAGCTTCAGTGCTCAGCAGCAGTGTGAGGAAAGTGTGGGGCTTGAAGAAAGTGTGACGGTTGTGAGAGAAACTGTGAAGTTCCAAGGTCCATTTGACGGCATTCTGGGCTTTAGTCAAGGAGCAGCTTTTGTTGCCATGTTGTGCTCTTTGCAGGAGCAAAAACTGGAGCCAGAGTTCCACTTCCGCTTTGCCATCCTTGTTGCTGGTTTTCAGAGCGCGTGCAAGGAACACAGGAAGTTCTACAATACTTCCCTCCAGATCCCCTccctgcatgtgtttggactggaGGACCGGGTCATCCCTGACAGCATGAGCAGGGAGCTCCTTCCCTCTTTCCAAGACCCTCAGGTCCTGATCCATCCTGGGGGCCATTTTGTCCCTGCTGCATCCGCACACAGACAAACGTACCAGGACTTCCTCAACAGGTTCCAGTGA